The genomic stretch CGCGCCGGACGGCGTCGGCGACCCGGCCGGGTAGTTGGCAAGCCGTAGCGGGCCTGTACCACAAGCGAAGGGCCCCTCTGTGGGGAGGGGCCCGGTTCGCTATCCCGTGGTTTACCCGCGGGTACCGTTCACAGTGGATGCCTATGAACTCGGGAGTCAGTATGTCCCAGAAGCCAGCCGTAGAGCCCCCGAAAGCTGGAATTGGCCGGAACATCGCGGCCATCAGGAAGCAGCGCGACCTCACCCAGCACGGGCTCGCGCAGCGGGCCAACATCTCCTACAGCCTGCTGACGAAGATCGAGTCCGGGAGGGTGGCCGCCACCCCTAAGGCGACCGCCGCCTGCGCTCGTGCGCTGCGGGTTCCCGTGACCGATCTGACTGGACAGCCCTACGTCAGGAGCCTGAAGGACGAGGGGTTGGAAGAGCTGATCCAGCCGCTGCGGGCGTCGATCAGCAACCCGATGCTGCCAAGCTACGAGGACGATGTGCCGCCTCGGCCGCTGAACCGGGTCCTGGCCGACCTGCGGTCTCTGGAAGCCAGTCGCCTGCGCGGGGAGTATATGCCGCTCGGTGTGGGAGTGCCGGCCCTCATCGACGAGCTCATCGAGATCGTCCACGACGCCCCCTCAGCCCGGCGCAGAGAGGAGGCGTTCACGCACCTGGCTCAGGCGTACCGGCTCGGGAACTGCTTCGCCCACAAGCTCGGTTTCCTCGATTTGAGTCTGATCTCGCTGGACCGGATGCAGTCGGCCGCAGCACAGTCCAGCGACCCGTACCTCCAGGCCGTGGTCACCCATTACCGCAGCGACTACTTCCTGCATCACGGCGCGTACGACGTCGGTCTGCGCGGCATCCGGGCGATGGAGCGGCTGCTGGAGGAGCCGGCACGGCGCGGCGATACCAGGGCGCTGTCAGCGCTGGGCACGATGCACCTGAAGGCGGCTGTCCTCCACTCCCGCCAGCGCCGGCCTTCGGCCCGCGGGGACGCCTTCGCCCGGATCACCGAAGCACACGAAATCGCGCAGCGGGCAGAGGGCAACCCGGACCCGTACGGGCTGATTTTCGACCGGTGGAACGTCGCCATCCACGAGACGTCGATCCGGATCGACATCGGCGAGCACGGTGAGGCCGTTGAGAAGGGCGAGTCAATCCGGTTTCCTGAGAGTTGGGCCCAGAACCGCAGATCCCATCACCACATGGACATGGCCCGCTTGTACGAGAAGGAAGGCCGGCCCGACGAAGCGTTCAGCGCGCTGGTCAACGCCCGGTCCCTCGCCTCTGATCAGACCCGCTACCACCCCACAACGCGGGAGACCGTCCTGGCGCTGCTACGCAAGCGGGGGCAGCCGTCGAAGCAACTGCAGTCCTACGCGCGGTGGATCGGAGTCTGAGCTCCGCCTGCACGCAAGCTTTCCCTGGCCCTGGTCCCGCACACTGTGCGGGACCAGGGCCTTTGCCGTACCGAGGCGGATCGGGGGGTCGGGCTTTCAAATTTCGTGAAAGTCGGGCGCTTCCCTGCGCGTCACTATGGCCTGCCTGACCCGCCGTCACCGGAGGGTCACGGACAGACGTATTCCGCCAGTGCAGGCGATCCGTCGCGAAGGAGGGAACCCATGGACCGCAGCGTCACAGTCGCCCCATCAGCGGCCAGGCATCGCCTCGCGCGGCGCAATGACAGCCTCGGTCGGGCAGAACCCACGCGCCAGCCACTGCGGGGCGGGCGCCGTCGTACGGCTTCACCCCCGGGAATGCCGTACGCCGGTGTCCGCCCTCGGCTCCGAGTCCCCTCCCGAAGAAGCCGTCTGGGAGCCCGCGGCTTCCGGGAGGCCCCGGAGCGAGGCGCGGCGCCCTAGCGCCGGCGCCTCCCTGCTGCCGTGGCGTGGGTATCCCCCACGGCAGCCGGTCCCTTCCCGTCTCCCGTCTGCTTGACCTGTTACCACGAATCGAGGACGTGTCCGTGCCCAGCCACCGTCTGACCCGGGATATCCCCCCGGAGTGGTCGGCCCGCCTGGTCGTCGCCGCCGAACTGCGCTACTACCGGGAGAGGGCCGGGCTGAGTCTGCGGGAAGCTGGGAGCCTGCTCTACGTGTCCTCCGCGCACCTGAGCAATCTCGAAATCGGACACCGCGCGGTCCAAGGCCACTTCGCATCCCGTCTTGACCGTTTTTATGACACCGGCGGATTCTTCACCCGGAACCTCTCGGCCGGTCAGTCTCCCCATCCCCAGCCGCAGCGCCTACTGGGCGACCTCCACGGCCGCGCCACCGAGATCCGCCAGTGGGCACCGACTCTTGTTCCCGGTTTCCTCCAGACCCCTGATTTCGTCCTCGCATCCCGTAGCGCACACGTGTCCACGGGATCCGAACGCCCCGTCGGGCAGGCCCGCCTGCTCGACGGCGCCGATGCGCCTGTGTACTGGGCGATTCTCAGCGAAGCGGTCCTTCACTACCGCGTCGGGGGCTGCCAGGTCATGGCCGGGCAGCTCGCCCACATCGCCGACCTGGCCGGGCGGCACCGCATTATCCTGCAGGTCCTCCCGTTCACCTCCGGGGCCCATCCCGGCGCTGACGGTGCCCTCACTCTCATGGCCTTCCCCGACGCCCAGCCCGTCGCCCGCGTCTCCGCCCTGGACGCCCACGCCCTCATCGACGCGCCCGAGCCCGTCCAGGGCTATTACCGCGTTTTCGAGATCCTCGCTGCGACCGCCCTCCCGCCCGACCGGTCCCTCACCCTCATCCGCGACGCTGCCCAGCGCTACCTCGCCGAGCAACTCCCCACTTCGTCCGCGCCTGGGCAAGAGCCGCTGTCTGAACCCGCGCGCCGCCGCGAACTGCTGTCGGACCTGACGTGGTGACGCATCGTCCGCCGTCGCTGACGGCATCGGGGAGGATCCGCGTGGGCACGGCAGGGCGGTCGGCCCGCGGTGTCGGCGACCCGCCGACGTGCGGCGGCGGGTCCGGGTTATGCCTCCCAGCGGTAGAAGATTTTGCCGTTGTGCTGCTGGAAGCCGAGCGCCTGGTAGAGGGCGAGGGCGGACGGGTTGTCGCGGTCGGCGGTCCATTCGATCCGGGTGCAGCCGGCCGCGGTCGCCTCGGCGCGGACCGCGGTCATGAGCCGGCGGGCCACGCCGCGGCGCCGGGCGCGTTGCCGGACGAAGAGCTCCTTCAGATAGAGCGAGGACTGCGCGCTGGCCGCCGGCCACAGGAGCGAGAAGGCGGCCAGTCCGAGGACCTCCTCGCCCTCCCTGGCGAGCAGCACGGTGGCGACCGGGCCGGTACCGAACAGAGCGGCGCGGACCTGTGCCTGGTCGGCGGGGGTGTCCTTGCCGCCGTAGTACGCCTCTACCTCTCCGAGGATCACCGCGATCGTGTCGGTGTCGGTGTCCGTCGCCCGCTCGATGCGCATCGGGTTCTCCTATTCGGCCGGGGGGTGGGCGAGCAGGCGGTGCAGTGCCTGCCGGGCGGTTCCTTCGGGGACTGTGGCGGCCACTTGGCGGGCGCGGTTGGTGATCAGCGCGGAGCGGTGTTCGGGCGGGAGGCCGGCGACGGTGTCTGCCGCCAGTGCTGCGGCGGCGTCCGGGTTGCCGTCGGCGGTGTGGCAGGCGGCGAGGTCGAGACCGATGAGGGCGCGGTCGGTGTAGTCGGTGGCCGGGTACAGGGCCAGGGCGTGGTGGAGTTGGTCGCGGGCCCGGTCGGTGTCGCCCAGGCGGGTCCAGGTGTCTCCGGCGTGGAAGTGGAGATTCGCCGGGGAGTAGCCCAGTGCGCTGGAGACTTGCAGATCGGGGCTGAGGCGTGCCAGTGCGGTCTGTCCGGCGGTGAGGGCGGCTGCCGCGCGGTCGGGCCGGCCGAGGACGGCGTGGGCGCGGGCCTCCAGGGGGGCTGCGAGCGCGGGTCCCGCGCAGGGCAGGCCGCCTGCGATGTACTGGGCGCGGTTGCTGATTTCGAGGGCGCCGACGACGTCGCCGTTGTAGAAGAGCTGGTACGCCTCCTGGGCGTAGATCCAGCTGAGGGTGGCGCGGTCGTCGGCGGCGGTGGCCGCGGCGCGTCCGGTTCTCCACCAGTCGCGTGCACCGGGGTCGGCGGCTTTCAGCAGGGTGAGGGCGACCAGGCCCGCCAGCTGCGCCAGGCAGGTGGTGAGTCGGCGCCTGACCTGGGCGGTGTGGCGGTGTCCGAGGATGCGCTGCAGGTCGGCGAGGTCGGCCGTCAGGTCCGGGAGCAGGTCTGCTTCGGGCCGCCACCGGGTGGCCCTGGCGTGCCGGGTGACGGTGTACTCCCAGTCCTCGGCTCCCGCGTCGGTCATCGGGCCGGCCGCGGTGAGCGCGTCCGCCACAGCGTGTTGAAGCCGCCCGGCCTGTTCCCCTGCCGGCAGGGAGGGACTGACGGCGGCGAGCGCGATCAGCTCGCCGCCGGCGTCCAGGGCGTTGTCGAGCGCTTCGGCAACCGCCGCGGTGGGGCGCCGTTTCCCGGACTCCAGGTCGCTGATCTGTGTCTTGCTGATGGCCGACCGTTCCGCGACCGCTCGCACCGTGCGGGTCCCGCGCAGGCGCCGCAGCGCGGCGCCGAAGGTCTCCCGGCTCACGGCACTCCCCTCCTCGCGTCCGGCGTGTCCGGCGTGTCCGGCGTGTCCGGCGTGTCCGCACGGTTGCGGACAGTTGCGGACGCCTGTCCCTGGAGGCAGCCCGCCCCCAGCGCTCACGCTAGTGGGCATAAGCGATCACCCGCAGCGACACCGGTGAAGTCGTCGCTGGTCCTCCCCGATTCGTGCCGAGGTATCTGATGTCCCGTCGAGGTCGAGCTGGTTCCGTTAGCCACCGTTTCGCTCCTGAGGGCGACGGCGGTCCGGCCGCGCCGGATTCCGGGGCGGGCCCCGACGTGGCGCTGCTGGTCCGCCGCCACCTTCTCGGGCCGGCTCTGGCCTGGACGGCGGCCCCCCCGGCGCTGTGGGCCGGCGCCCAGGCCGCCGGCCACGTGCCGGGCACGTCCCTGGACATGGCTGTCGCCGTGTGTGCTGCGGCCGGGGCCGCGCTGTCGCTGCGGCGCGGTGCGCGCACCGCGGCCTCACTCCTGGCGCGGGATGTCGCCGCGCGGGAGGAGGCGGAGATGGGGCAGCGCCGGCAGGCGCTGGAGTTCTGGCAGCGGACGAGTGCCGACCTGCACGAGGCGCACGTCTCACTGGCCGGGGTCCTGCGCGAGCAGCTGACGCTGCACACCGGGCAGGACCGCGACTTCCGCAGCGTCACTGCGGCCTGGCTGGACTACTACCGGCGGTCGGTGGACGGCATTGCCGACGACGTCACGGCGCTCCTGGCCGACGTGCGGCAGGGCCGGGTACCGCAGCGTCCGGCGTTCCCGGAGCTGCCGCCGCAATCCCCGGGGCCGTTCGACGGGCTGGCGCAGCAGATGGTGCTTCTCGGGCACACGGTACGGGACGGTGTCGTCCAGGCGGCGGCCAGCACCGGTACCGCGGAGGCGGAGCTGGCCGTCTTCGCGGGGGTCGGCAACCGGCTGCGGTCGGCGGCCGACCGCGTGCTCGCCGGTCTGGACGAGCTGGAGCGCTCCACCGAGGACCCGGACGCCCTGCAGGCCCAGCTGCGCATCGACCACCTGGTCGTGCTGATGCGCCGGATGGCGGAGGACGTGCAGGTCCTGTCCGGCGGGCAGCTGCGGAGCAGCGGCAAACCCGCCGATCTGTCCACGGTGCTGCGGCAGGCGACAGCGGAGATCGAGGAGTACGGGCGGGTCCGGATCGGCGCTGCAGCACCGGTTCAGGTGGTCGCCTACGCCCGGACGCCGCTGATCCACCTGCTGGCAGCCCTGCTCGACAACGCGACCCGCTTCAGCCGGGACACGGTCGATCTGGCCGGCACGCTGGACGCTTCCGGACTGGTGATCACGGTGGTGGACGCGGGCCTGCACATGCCCGCGGAGGATCTGCGGCTGCTGAACGCGCTGCTGGCCGATCCGGATCCGGTCCTGGAACGGGCGCGGCTGGTGGAGGGCCGAATCGGACTGCTGGTCGTGGCGAGGCTGGCCCGCCAGCACCGCCTGGGGATCACGCTCCAGCCGGGTGCCGAGCGCGGCACCCGGGCCGTGGTCACCGTGCCGCCCAAACTTCTGCTCCACCCGGTGAAGCCGCCGGCCGGCGCGCCCCTACCGGTCCGGGCGGTTTCCGAACCGCCTGCAGCAACAGCCGCTGCAGCGTCCGTGCCGGTCTCACCGCACCCGGGCCCGGGCGGTCCGGGCGGCCTGCCGCGACGCCACGCAGCACCCGGCGGGACCCAGCCCGCCGACGGACAAGGGCGTCCCGGCCTTCCCCGCCGGCGCCGCACCCCGGCCGGGAGCCTGCCTGGCGCAGCTCCAGAGCGCGCCGGGGACCTCGCCCCGGCCACGCCCGGACTGGCCGGCGCCTTCCTCCAGGGCACCCGGCGGGCCGGTGACGCCGCGGCCGGCACGGACGATAGGCCGGTCCCAGCGGAGCCGCCCGCCGAGTGATCCCTGCGCTTCCCCTGTCCGCCGGGTGCGCCGACCGCGCGCCCGCCCACCCGCACGAATACCCCTGGAGTCCCCATGTCCGGCACCACACCCGTCCCCGCCCCAGCTCCCGACCTCAGCGATCTGAACTTCCTCCTGGACCGCTTCCTCACCACCGTCCCCAACGCGCGGGTCGCCCAGCTGGCCACCACCGACGGCCTGTCCCGGGCCTGCGCCGGCACGGACAGGTCCAACGCGGAGCGCCTGGCCGCGGTCGCGGCCGCCCTGCACTCCCTCGGACTCGGCGTCGGCCGGGCCCTGGACCGCGGGCAGGACAGCCGCCTGAGGCAGGCGTTCATCGAGACCGACACCGACCGGGTCTTCGTCATGCTCGCCGCCGCAGGCACACTGCTGACCGTCATCGCCGACCTGGACGCGGACCCGAATCTGACCGGCCACGAGATGGCCGTCCTGGTGAACAGCGTCCAGGCCCACCTGGTGACCCCCGGCCGCGGTGAGCTGTGACATGCCCCTGCCCCAGACCAGCCCACCGCCCGCCGGGGACGAGCCGCAGGAGCCGCGCACCTACGCGGTCACCGGGGGCCGCACCCGGGCGAACCACACCCTTCCCCTGGAGGCACAGCTGATGGCCGGCGCTCCTGGCGCGCAGTACCCGCTGTCCGCGGAGGCGGTGCAGGTGGTGGCGGCATGCGGCACGCGCAGCGTGTCTGTGGCCGAGATCGCCGCCGCGATCCGCCGCCCGGTGTGGGCGGCCAAGGTCCTCATCTCCGACCTGCTCGACAGCGGAGCACTCCGCCGTCCGGTCTCCGCCGGTGCTGACCCCGCACGCGACCCGGACGTCCTGCGCCTGGTCCTGGACGGACTGCTGCGATGGGCGTGAACCCGCGTCAGAAAGCAGGTGCGGTGACCACCGCCGGCCGGCAGCGGCCCACGGCAGCCGTCAAGATCCTCATCGCCGGGGGGTTCGGCGCGGGCAAGACCACCCTGGTCGGCGCCGTGTCCGAGATCGAGCCCCTGACCACCGAGGAAGTCCTCACCCTCGCCAGCACCGCGACCGACGACCTGGCCGGGGTGGAGGGCAAGACCACCACCACCGTGGCCGTCGACTTCGGACGGATCACCTTCGACTACCCGGAACTGGACCTGGTGCTGTACCTGTTCGGCACCCCCGGCCAGGACCGCTTCCTCTTCCTGTGGGACGGCCTGGCCGACGGGGCGGTCGGCGCCGTCGTCCTGGCCGACACCCGGCGGCTGGCCGACAGCTTCCCGTCCATAGGCCACTTCGAGCAGCGCCGGATCCCCTTCGTCGTGGCCGTCAACGAGTTCGACGGCTCCCCCTACCGCTACACCCCCGGCGAGGTCCGTGACGCCCTCGACCTGCCCCCGCACGTACCCGTCGTGGTGTGCGACGCCCGCGACCGGGCGTCAGCCGCCTCCGCGCTGGCCGCACTCGTCAACCACGCCCTCGGCCAACTGCCCACGCCTCCCTCCCGTATCGGAGCGCCCGTATGACCGTCTTCGACACCGAATCCGGCCTGCACGTCACCGCACCGGATCACGACCTGCGCGAGAGGACGGAGCTCCTGAAACAGCTCCGCCTGGACGACGAGGCGATCCCCGAACTGGACGCCATAGCGAAGGAGCTGGGGGAGGCGGCCGGCCAGCCCTGGGCCATGGTCAACTTCATCACCGACCAGCAGCACTTCGCCGGCCTGTACGTCGCCCCGGGCGCACAGCCGGTCGGCCGCAGCATGGTCCGCGCACACGGATACTGCCCCGACGTCCTTGACCGCCCGGTCGCGCTGATCCTGCCCGACGTGTGCAGCCACCCGCGCTTTAAGTCCAACCAGGTCGTCGACTACCTGGGCGTGCGCACCTACGCTGGCGCCCCGCTCATCCACAACGCCACCGGCATCACCATCACCCTGGGCACCGTCTGCTTCATCGGCCCCGAGCCCCTGCCCCAGGAAACCGGCCAGGCCAACCGAGCCCTGGTCAACGCCGCCCGCGACACCGTCATGAACACCATCCGCAACCGCTGACCGGAACGAGGAAGACCATGGTGACGACATCTCCGGCACCTCCGGCCGCATCCGGCGAGGAACCGCGCGGTGAGAGGGCACAGGCCGGCCCGGCCCGCGCCGGCACCCCGTCCGGCCGCCACGAGCAACTGCGCCGGGAGGTCAGGAAATGGGCGCGTGAGGAGGTCGCGCCCCGGGTCGCGGCGATGGAGGCGTCCCAGGAGGTGGATCGGGAGCTGCTGGCGGCGGCCGCGCGCAAGGGGTGGATCGGCGTCACCATCGGCCCGGAGTTCGGGGGCATGGGGCTGGACCACACGGCCAGGACCATCGTCATCGAGGAGCTGTCGCGGGTGTCCGGCGCGGTGGGGGCGGCTGTCCAGGCGTCGATTTTGGGCACGGCCAAGATCATCCACTGGGGCAGTGCCGAGCAGCGCAGGGTGTGGCTGCCCCTGGTGGCCAGCGGCGCGTGCCTGCCGACGATCGCCGTCACCGAGGGGGGCTCCGGCGGCCACGTGCTCGGCATGCGGGCCACCGCCCGCCGCGACGGCACCGACTGGGTCATCAACGGCGCCAAGAGCTTCGTCGGCAACAGCCACGTCGCGACGATGCACGGCGTCGTCGTCCGCACCGGCGGCGCGGGGGCGCGGGCGCTGTCGGCGTTCCTGGTCCCGGCCGGCACCCCGGGACTGTCCCTGCGCCCCCACCCCGCCACGCTGGGCCTGCACGGGTTCTCCTTCGGCGACCTGGTCTTCGAGGAGTGCCGGGTGCCCGCGGACGCCATGGTCGGCGCCGAAGGCGACGGCCTGGAGGTCGCCCTGTCCTCCAGCATCCTCTACGGGCGCCCTAATTTGGCCGCGGTCGCTCTCGGCATCCACCGGGCCATATCCGAGGCGACCATCGCGTACGCGGGGGAGACCCGCCGCTACGGCAGGCCCCTGGCCGATCTGGACTCCGTGCGCACGAAGATCGCGGCGATCGCCTCCCACCTGACGACCGCGCGGACACTCGCCTACCAGGCGGTGGCCATGCTCGACCAGGGCCTGCCCTGCGACATCGAGCTGATGAACGCCAAGCTGGTCGGCGCCGAGCTGGGCACCCGGTCCGCGCTGCTCGGCATGCAGGTCCACGGCGCCGCGGGCCTGCGTACCGGGCGGCCCGTGGAGCGCCTGCTGCGGGACATGCTCCACACCGGCCCGCCCGCTGGCACCAGCGACATCCAGCTGCTGCGCATCGGGCAGGACGCCCTCGGCCAGGCCCCGTACGAGCAGATGTCGGTGCGTTTCGGCAGACCCCCGGCGGCCCCGCCCCGCGGCGGG from Streptomyces sp. ITFR-21 encodes the following:
- a CDS encoding helix-turn-helix domain-containing protein, whose product is MSQKPAVEPPKAGIGRNIAAIRKQRDLTQHGLAQRANISYSLLTKIESGRVAATPKATAACARALRVPVTDLTGQPYVRSLKDEGLEELIQPLRASISNPMLPSYEDDVPPRPLNRVLADLRSLEASRLRGEYMPLGVGVPALIDELIEIVHDAPSARRREEAFTHLAQAYRLGNCFAHKLGFLDLSLISLDRMQSAAAQSSDPYLQAVVTHYRSDYFLHHGAYDVGLRGIRAMERLLEEPARRGDTRALSALGTMHLKAAVLHSRQRRPSARGDAFARITEAHEIAQRAEGNPDPYGLIFDRWNVAIHETSIRIDIGEHGEAVEKGESIRFPESWAQNRRSHHHMDMARLYEKEGRPDEAFSALVNARSLASDQTRYHPTTRETVLALLRKRGQPSKQLQSYARWIGV
- a CDS encoding helix-turn-helix domain-containing protein, whose protein sequence is MPSHRLTRDIPPEWSARLVVAAELRYYRERAGLSLREAGSLLYVSSAHLSNLEIGHRAVQGHFASRLDRFYDTGGFFTRNLSAGQSPHPQPQRLLGDLHGRATEIRQWAPTLVPGFLQTPDFVLASRSAHVSTGSERPVGQARLLDGADAPVYWAILSEAVLHYRVGGCQVMAGQLAHIADLAGRHRIILQVLPFTSGAHPGADGALTLMAFPDAQPVARVSALDAHALIDAPEPVQGYYRVFEILAATALPPDRSLTLIRDAAQRYLAEQLPTSSAPGQEPLSEPARRRELLSDLTW
- a CDS encoding GNAT family N-acetyltransferase yields the protein MRIERATDTDTDTIAVILGEVEAYYGGKDTPADQAQVRAALFGTGPVATVLLAREGEEVLGLAAFSLLWPAASAQSSLYLKELFVRQRARRRGVARRLMTAVRAEATAAGCTRIEWTADRDNPSALALYQALGFQQHNGKIFYRWEA
- a CDS encoding helix-turn-helix domain-containing protein — its product is MSRETFGAALRRLRGTRTVRAVAERSAISKTQISDLESGKRRPTAAVAEALDNALDAGGELIALAAVSPSLPAGEQAGRLQHAVADALTAAGPMTDAGAEDWEYTVTRHARATRWRPEADLLPDLTADLADLQRILGHRHTAQVRRRLTTCLAQLAGLVALTLLKAADPGARDWWRTGRAAATAADDRATLSWIYAQEAYQLFYNGDVVGALEISNRAQYIAGGLPCAGPALAAPLEARAHAVLGRPDRAAAALTAGQTALARLSPDLQVSSALGYSPANLHFHAGDTWTRLGDTDRARDQLHHALALYPATDYTDRALIGLDLAACHTADGNPDAAAALAADTVAGLPPEHRSALITNRARQVAATVPEGTARQALHRLLAHPPAE
- a CDS encoding sensor histidine kinase, which gives rise to MALLVRRHLLGPALAWTAAPPALWAGAQAAGHVPGTSLDMAVAVCAAAGAALSLRRGARTAASLLARDVAAREEAEMGQRRQALEFWQRTSADLHEAHVSLAGVLREQLTLHTGQDRDFRSVTAAWLDYYRRSVDGIADDVTALLADVRQGRVPQRPAFPELPPQSPGPFDGLAQQMVLLGHTVRDGVVQAAASTGTAEAELAVFAGVGNRLRSAADRVLAGLDELERSTEDPDALQAQLRIDHLVVLMRRMAEDVQVLSGGQLRSSGKPADLSTVLRQATAEIEEYGRVRIGAAAPVQVVAYARTPLIHLLAALLDNATRFSRDTVDLAGTLDASGLVITVVDAGLHMPAEDLRLLNALLADPDPVLERARLVEGRIGLLVVARLARQHRLGITLQPGAERGTRAVVTVPPKLLLHPVKPPAGAPLPVRAVSEPPAATAAAASVPVSPHPGPGGPGGLPRRHAAPGGTQPADGQGRPGLPRRRRTPAGSLPGAAPERAGDLAPATPGLAGAFLQGTRRAGDAAAGTDDRPVPAEPPAE
- a CDS encoding roadblock/LC7 domain-containing protein; the encoded protein is MSGTTPVPAPAPDLSDLNFLLDRFLTTVPNARVAQLATTDGLSRACAGTDRSNAERLAAVAAALHSLGLGVGRALDRGQDSRLRQAFIETDTDRVFVMLAAAGTLLTVIADLDADPNLTGHEMAVLVNSVQAHLVTPGRGEL
- a CDS encoding DUF742 domain-containing protein; translated protein: MPLPQTSPPPAGDEPQEPRTYAVTGGRTRANHTLPLEAQLMAGAPGAQYPLSAEAVQVVAACGTRSVSVAEIAAAIRRPVWAAKVLISDLLDSGALRRPVSAGADPARDPDVLRLVLDGLLRWA
- a CDS encoding GTP-binding protein, whose product is MGVNPRQKAGAVTTAGRQRPTAAVKILIAGGFGAGKTTLVGAVSEIEPLTTEEVLTLASTATDDLAGVEGKTTTTVAVDFGRITFDYPELDLVLYLFGTPGQDRFLFLWDGLADGAVGAVVLADTRRLADSFPSIGHFEQRRIPFVVAVNEFDGSPYRYTPGEVRDALDLPPHVPVVVCDARDRASAASALAALVNHALGQLPTPPSRIGAPV
- a CDS encoding GAF domain-containing protein is translated as MTVFDTESGLHVTAPDHDLRERTELLKQLRLDDEAIPELDAIAKELGEAAGQPWAMVNFITDQQHFAGLYVAPGAQPVGRSMVRAHGYCPDVLDRPVALILPDVCSHPRFKSNQVVDYLGVRTYAGAPLIHNATGITITLGTVCFIGPEPLPQETGQANRALVNAARDTVMNTIRNR
- a CDS encoding acyl-CoA dehydrogenase family protein, with the translated sequence MVTTSPAPPAASGEEPRGERAQAGPARAGTPSGRHEQLRREVRKWAREEVAPRVAAMEASQEVDRELLAAAARKGWIGVTIGPEFGGMGLDHTARTIVIEELSRVSGAVGAAVQASILGTAKIIHWGSAEQRRVWLPLVASGACLPTIAVTEGGSGGHVLGMRATARRDGTDWVINGAKSFVGNSHVATMHGVVVRTGGAGARALSAFLVPAGTPGLSLRPHPATLGLHGFSFGDLVFEECRVPADAMVGAEGDGLEVALSSSILYGRPNLAAVALGIHRAISEATIAYAGETRRYGRPLADLDSVRTKIAAIASHLTTARTLAYQAVAMLDQGLPCDIELMNAKLVGAELGTRSALLGMQVHGAAGLRTGRPVERLLRDMLHTGPPAGTSDIQLLRIGQDALGQAPYEQMSVRFGRPPAAPPRGGAA